The following coding sequences lie in one Cryptococcus gattii WM276 chromosome L, complete sequence genomic window:
- a CDS encoding CDP-diacylglycerol-inositol 3-phosphatidyltransferase, putative (Similar to TIGR gene model, INSD accession AAW44936.1) — protein sequence MTQRSADGPRSTFLSQFVSIYQRVFPSLLPFLPSIRIIKMTPTTRSKQSTPVLEAEESTSKSTATSLGPAEGELKQRMREGSRSRTRDEVWDPKYAVDLAVDENVFLFVPNLIGYTRVITAAASLFFMPYHPKACTLLYSVSCMLDVVDGQAARALGQTSRFGAVLDMVTDRCTTACLLCFLSSVYPAYSMLFMFLITLDFSSHYIHMYSSLTTGSTSHKTVTSDVSRILWYYYNDSRTLFVFCFANELFFVCLYLNHYWTTPLMTNFPIPTALLTSDLTVAHPKLVGGVINVLKNLNWPQVVAAMTFPICAGKQIINVVQFWKASKILVGVDLAERRAAREQKLATQLRAQ from the exons ATGACGCAGCGATCCGCCGACGGCCCCCGTAGTACATTCCTCTCCCAATTTGTTTCTATTTACCAACGTGtttttccctctctccttcctttcctcccATCTATACGTATTATCAAGATGACACCCACAACCCGCTCAAAACAGTCTACTCCAGTACTCGAAGCTGAGGAATCTACGTCCAAATCTACCGCCACGTCTCTCGGCCCCGCGGAGGGTGAGCTCAAGCAGCGCATGAGGGAAGGAAGTAGGTCCAGGACGAGAGATGAAGTCTGGGACCCAAAGTA CGCGGTTGATTTGGC TGTGGATGAAAATGTATTTCTGTTCGTTCCCAACTTGATCGGCTACACCCGCGTCATCACTGCTGCCGCTTCCTTATTCTTCATGCCTTACCATCCCAAGGCGTGTACTCTGCTCTACTCTGTCTCATGTATGCTTGATGTAGTCGACGGGCAAGCCGCAAGGGCTCTGGGACAAACTAGCAGGTTTGGAGCTGTTTTGGATATGGTGACTGATCG ATGCACCACCGCGTGCCTGTTGTGCTTTCTCTCAAGCGTCTATCCCGCCTACTCCATGCTTTTCATGTTTCTCATCACCCTTGACTTTTCCTCACATTACATCCACATGTACTC GTCTCTTACCACCGGATCAACCAGCCACAAGACTGTCACCTCTGATGTCTCCCGTATCCTCTGGTACTATTACAATGATTCT cgCACCCTCTTCGTCTTTTGCTTCGCCAACGaactcttcttcgtctGCCTCTACCTTAATCACTACTGGACAACTCCCTTGATGACCAACTTCCCCATTCCCACCGCTCTCCTCACCTCGGACCTCACTGTCGCTCACCCCAAGCTGGTGGGCGGCGTGATCAACGTGTTGAAGAACTTGAACTGGCCTCAGGTGGTGGCCGCTATGACTTTCCCGATTTGTGCGGGAAAGCAGATTATCAATGTTGTGCAGTTCTGGAAGGCTAGTAAGATC CTTGTTGGTGTCGACCTCGCTGAGAGACGAGCTGCGCGTGAACAAAAGCTGGCTACACAACTTCGAGCGCAGTAA
- a CDS encoding intra-Golgi transport-related protein, putative (Similar to TIGR gene model, INSD accession AAW44937.1) has product MATNPNTPAPPATRTNPISLRIYKAIGTSFDDVSSREALEIASGMYGPEDPKGKGKVQSEYEELEEDDDTLPKRRTLKGQSAATARKYLKQDIETSLATGSAKFLEAFAEVDQKLNVLREYMQEMQVRCDQVQSELDQANSGTKFLLERADVLRSQRASAQLRAHLITLFLSRFVLSNSELAALTSREVTIGQPLFDTLDHLEKIRTDCEVLLGGEEGKTQAGLDIMSVTSEQLESGYTKIHRYCQFEFRQFTRDTQLEVSPVMRQAIHRLRDRPALLADAIQTLTSTRQSSILQQFLDALTRGGPGGLPRPIEIHAHDPTRYVGDMLAWVHQTTATEHEFLEGMFGVKEKGRWVGQAREGEEGEEERMASEVLDKNLEGLSRPLKLRIQQTIKSQEGIIMAYKIANLLQFYLVTMRKTIGEKAILVQTLQEIHDQAYIVFYETLDAQGRSLLRFLHPPDATLTPPITLRDAAHILRELLSVYSTSLIDPAERESDEDLAKLLDKAIGPCVEMCERMAEMRRGKSGGGEWERDIFMVNSLGYLEHTLEMFDFTTRMLHMLDEKIKIHVESMTFEHHGKLLEACGLAAVMRTIRTRPADSPLSRLDATSPKSLTSALSKFSTWLSTVDPSTSPRLALLTSSRLAEEIHRKVLRKIYEAYGEVCERVLDKAEGYEFGETMLRRGREEVGVALGVGEDWESEEDMEQRSTKKKEEQEGSAEDQGDKEEKGIVQEEQM; this is encoded by the exons ATGGCCACCAACCCAAACACACCCGCACCCCCAGCGACCAGGACGAATCCCATCTCGCTAAGGATTTACAAAGCCATCGGCACATCGTTTGATGATGTATCTTCAAGAGAAGCCTTGGAGATTGCATCGGGGATGTATGGCCCTGAAGATCCAAAAGGAAAGGGCAAAGTGCAGTCAGAATACGAAGAGCTagaagaagacgatgaCACCCTTCCAAAGAGACGTACATTAAAAGGTCAAAGTGCTGCTACAGCGAGAAAGTACCTTAAACAGGATATTGAAACGAGCCTTGCGACGGGAAGTGCCAAGTTTCTCGAAGCTTTTGCAGAGGTTGACCAG AAACTCAATGTCTTGAGGGAATATATGCAAGAGATGCAAGTGCGTTGCGATCAAGTTCAATCCGAGCTCGATCAAGCGAACAGTGGTACAAAGTTTCTGCTCGAACGAGCGGATGTCCTCAGGTCTCAGCG TGCCTCCGCCCAACTTCGTGCCCATCTTATtaccctcttcctctcgCGATTTGTTCTGTCCAACTCTGAGCTGGCAGCCCTTACGTCCCGCGAGGTGACCATCGGTCAGCCCTTGTTCGACACTTTAGATCACTTGGAGAAGATCAGAACAGATTGCGAGGTGCTTCTAggtggtgaagaagggaagacTCAGGCAGG TCTCGATATCATGTCGGTCACTTCTGAGCAGTTGGAGTCGGGGTATACGAAGATCCATCGATACTGTCAATTCGAGTTCCGACAGTTTACCCGTGACACACAACTTGAAGTGTCTCCAGTGATGCGTCAAGCTATCCATCGTTTACGCGATCGCCCTGCTCTCCTTGC TGACGCAATTCAAACTCTTACATCTACCCGCCAATCATCCATCCTCCAGCAATTCCTCGACGCACTCACTCGAGGAGGTCCCGGTGGTCTTCCTCGACCTATCGAAATCCACGCACACGACCCAACGCGATATGTTGGTGATATGCTTGCTTGGGTCCATCAGACGACTGCAACGGAGCACGAGTTTTTGGAAGGGATGTTTGGGGTAAAGGAGAAAGGACGATGGGTAGGTCAGGCGagagaaggggaagagggggaagaggagaggatggCTAGTGAGGTGCTGGATAAGAATCTGGAAGGGTTGAGTCGGCCTCTGAAG CTGCGTATCCAACAAACGATAAAATCCCAAGAAGGTATCATCATGGCGTACAAAATTGCCAACCTTTTACAATTCTACCTTGTGACGATGCGGAAGACAATCGGGGAGAAAGCTATACTGGTTCAGACATTACAAGA GATCCACGACCAAGCTTATATCGTCTTTTACGAAACTCTCGACGCTCAAGGTCGAAGCCTTCTTCGTTTTCTCCAC CCACCAGATGCGACGCTTACCCCACCTATCACGCTCCGTGACGCCGCTCACATCCTACGGGAACTCTTATCTGTATACTCTACGTCCCTCATCGACCCTGCTGAACGCGAATCAGATGAAGATTTGGCAAAGTTATTGGATAAAGCGATTGGGCCTTGTGTGGAGATGTGTGAGAGGATGGCAgagatgagaagaggaaagagcGGCGGTGGGGAGTGGGAAAGGGATATCTTTATGGTTAACAGTTTAGGTTACCTAGAG CACACGTTGGAGATGTTTGACTTTACGACAAGAATGTTGCATATGTTGGAtgagaagatcaagattCATGTGGAAAGTATGACTTTTGAACAT CATGGTAAACTTTTGGAGGCTTGTGGTCTTGCCGCCGTCATGCGTACCATCCGTACTCGTCCAGCAGAT AGCCCTCTATCCCGTCTTGATGCCACATCCCCCAAATCACTCACATCCGCTTTGTCTAAATTCTCCACTTGGCTGTCCACCGTCGACCCTTCCACTTCCCCCCGCCTCGCGCTCTTAACCTCTTCACGACTTGCCGAAGAGATTCATCGAAAAGTCTTACGCAAGATATATGAAGCTTATGGAGAAGTTTGTGAGAGAGTGCTAGATAAAGCCGAGGGGTATGAGTTTGGAGAGACGATGTTGAGGAGAGGTAGGGAAGAAGTTGGGGTTGCACTCGGCGTGGGGGAAGATTGGGAATCGGAAGAGGACATGGAACAGAGAAGCAcgaaaaagaaagaagagcagGAGGGGAGTGCGGAGGACCAAGGAGATAAGGAGGAGAAAGGCATCGTGCAAGAAGAGCAGATGTGA
- a CDS encoding glutamate 5-kinase, putative (Similar to TIGR gene model, INSD accession AAW44938.1), which translates to MSGKSKFTPLTIVIKLGTSSIVSPTYPFVPHLRLLSSIVETVVKLRTQGHRVVLVSSGAIGVGLRRMDLKERGKGLHQKQALAAVGQGRLIALWDNLFSQLDQPIAQILLTRMDISERTRYLNAQNTFSELLQMGVIPIVNENDTVSVSEIKFGDNDTLSAISSAICHADYLFLLTDVDCLYTDNPRNNPDAKPVRVVRDIEKVKQQVSTSTLGTSLGTGGMSTKLIAAELATAAGTTTVVMHSANVTDIFKIIENGPSPCREIAETPELFEGPLCTRFLRRESALKDRKWWIAHGLHAAGTVVIDEGACRAIRRKESGGRLLPAGVVRVVGPFASHQAVRLIVRRRRQDDVAALDSVDESTPGSPTPDLSQIPQPVTLASPALRHLTIGTTNPITIMSDINNTEPDTPQLQPSMSLSSSIASLDPLSRSVPPSPAITALAERLGTASLTSIGRGLAESESDEWEEVEVAKGLARYNSVEIDRIKGRKSSEIEKFIGYVESEHVVDSITFL; encoded by the exons ATGTCC GGTAAATCAAAATTCACCCCTCTGACCATCGTTATCAAACTCG GTACTTCCTCTATTGTATCGCCAACAtacccttttgttccacaTCTTCGACTTCTTTCATCTATCGTTGAGACTGTAGTGAAGCTCCGGACGCAAGGACATCGTGTCGTCCTGGTATCTTCGGGTGCTATCGGTGTGGGATTGAGGAGGATGGATCTCAAGGAAAGAGGGAAGGGATTACATCAGAAGCAG GCTCTTGCTGCTGTTGGTCAAGGACGGTTAATTGCGCTGTGGGATAACCTGTTCTCTCAATTGGACCAACCTATTGCCCAAATTCTTCTCACCCGAATGGACATTTCAGAA AGAACGCGTTATCTCAACGCTCAAAACACTTTCTCCGAATTACTGCAAATGGGCGTTATTCCTATCGTCAATGAGAATGACACGGTCTCGGTCTCT GAAATCAAATTTGGCGACAATGACACATTATCGGCGATCTCTTCTGCCATCTGCCATGCCGActatctcttccttttGACAGACGTTGACTGTTT ATACACAGACAATCCCCGTAATAATCCCGATGCGAAGCCTGTGAGAGTCGTACGCGACATTGAGAAGGTGAAACAGCAAG TGTCTACCTCGACCCTCGGAACATCTCTCGGCACAGGAGGCATGTCCACAAAGCTCATTGCTGCCGAGCTTGCTACGGCTGCTGGCACAACCACCGTCGTTATGCATTCAGCCAACGTCACTGACATTTTCAAAATCATTGAAAACGGTCCGTCACCTTGCCGGGAGATAGCAGAGACTCCCGAATTGTTTGAGGGCCCGCTGTGTACGAGATTTTTGAGACGAGAGTCAGCTCTTAAAGA CCGAAAATGGTGGATCGCTCACGGTCTTCACGCTGCTGGTACTGTTGTCATCGACGAAGGTGCCTGCCGTGCCATCCGACGCAAAGAATCCGGTGGCCGACTTCTTCCTGCTGGTGTCGTCCGCGTCGTCGGCCCTTTCGCAAGTCACCAAGCCGTCCGTCTCATTGTTCGCCGTCGACGCCAAGACGACGTCGCTGCCCTTGATTCAGTCGACGAATCAACCCCTGGTAGCCCCACCCCCGACCTCTCCCAAATACCCCAGCCGGTGACACTCGCTTCTCCTGCTCTTCGACACCTTACAATTGGAACCACCAATCCTATTACCATCATGTCTGACATCAACAACACTGAACCTGATACTCCTCAACTCCAACCTTCCATGTCTCTTTCATCATCGATCGCTTCCCTCGACCCATTAAGCCGAAGCGTGCCCCCTAGCCCCGCGATAACGGCTTTGGCAGAGAGGTTAGGCACAGCATCCTTAACGAGTATTGGGCGGGGGTTGGCTGAAAGTGAGAGCGATGAGTGGGAAGAGGTCGAAGTGGCAAAGGGTCTGGCTCGGTACAACAGTGTAGAGATTGATAGGATTAAGGGACGAAAGAG TTCGGAAATCGAAAAATTTATTGGATACGTCGAAAGCGAGCATGTGGTGGACTCGATTACGTTCTTGTAG
- a CDS encoding galactose transporter, putative (Similar to TIGR gene model, INSD accession AAW44939.1): protein MGGGAPAGGDFEALLAQRQNEGWRGLFKNGRALGLACFASLGGVLYGYNQGVFGQVQVMYNFEQRYTATLTNPDTKGLLTSILELGAFIGALMAGPLADRFSRKYSISAWCIVFMMGTAIQTGANSNVACIYAGRWFAGMGVGALSMLVPMFNAELAPPGIRGSLVALQQLAITFGILVSYWIGYGTNYIGGTGPGQTTAAWRIPLGLQLIPAVVLCVGACFLPYSPRWLMLRGREEECLTNLAMLRHAAEDTPEVQYEFRALQAERLVEREAAKERYGQEDVNFRVTMLEYKRLFTTRPLLHRLLLGAGAQALQQWTGINAIIYYAPTIFAQIGLTGSGASGTISLLATGIVGIVNFVFTIPAVLFVDNFGRKPLLAWGEANMAISHAIIAAIVAEFGDSFGTHKSAGNAAVFFIYWYIANFAVTWGPLAWVVSAEVFPLDMRAKGMSISSGVNWIMNFTVAMVTPHMIDNIGYKTYIVFMCFCVVGFFFAVFILPELKGLSLEEIDNVFHDESGAEDRARRERVAAQIGLDKVAAQIQHKEKANDPEA from the exons ATGGGAGGTGGTGCCCCTGCTGGTGGAGACTTTGAAGCTCTCCTCGCTCAACGCCAGAATGAAGGCTGGCGAGGTCTTTTTAAGAACGGCCGAGCTCTCGGTTTGGCATGTTTTGCTTCTCTCGGCGGTGTTCTCTATGGTTATAACCAG GGTGTTTTCGGTCAAGTCCAAGTCATGTACAACTTTGAGCAGCGATACACTGCTACA TTAACAAACCCCGACACCAAGGGTCTCTTGACCTCTATTCTCGAACTCGGTGCTTTCATCGGTGCTCTCATGGCTGGTCCGTTGGCTGACAGGTTTTCCCGAAAG TACTCTATTTCCGCTTGGTGTATTGTTTTTATGATGGGTACTGCCATTCAAACTGGTGCCAACTCCAACGTCGCGTGCATCTACG CTGGTCGATGGTTTGCCGGTATGGGTGTTGGTGCTCTTTCTATGCTTGTTCCTATGTTCAACGCCGAGTTGGCTCCTCCTGGTATCCGAGGTTCTTTGGTCGCTCTTCAACAACTTGCTATCACTTTTGGTATCCTTGTTTCTTACTGGATTGGCTACGGTACTAACT ACATTGGCGGTACTGGACCCGGTCAGACTACAGCTGCTTGGCGAATTCCCCTTGGTCTCCAGCTTATCCCTGCTGTGGTTCTCTGTGTCGGTGCTTGCTTCCTTCCCTACTCGCCCCGATGGCTCATGCTTAGGG GTCGTGAGGAGGAATGCCTAACGAACTTGGCTATGCTCCGTCACGCTGCCGAAGACACCCCTGAAGTTCAATATGAGTTCCGTGCCCTTCAAGCTGAGCGTCTTGTCGAGCGCGAGGCCGCCAAAGAACGATACGGTCAGGAGGATGTTAACTTCCGTGTCACCATGCTTGAGTACAAAAGGTTGTTCACCACCAggcctcttcttcaccgACTCTTACTTGGTGCCGGTGCCCAGGCTTTGCAGCAATGGACCGGTATCAATGCCATCATCTATTACGCTCCTACCATTTTCGCGCAAATAGGTCTTACCGGTAGCGGTGCTAGTGGTACTATCAGTCTTTTGGCCACCGGTATCGTCGGTATCGTCAACTTCGTCTTCACTATTCCTGCCGTGCTTTTCGTCGACAAC TTCGGTCGAAAGCCTCTTTTGGCCTGGGGTGAAGCCAACATGGCCATCTCTCACGCTATCATTGCTGCTATTGTTGCCGAGTTCGGTGACAGCTTTGGTACCCACAAGTCGGCTGGTAACGCCGCCGTTTTCTTC ATTTACTGGTACATTGCCAACTTCGCCGTCACCTGGGGTCCCTTGGCCTGGGTTGTTTCCGCTGAAGTCTTCCCTCTCGACATGCGTGCCAAGGGTATGAGTATCTCTTCAGGTGTCAACTGGATT ATGAACTTCACTGTCGCTATGGTTACCCCTCACATGATCGATAACATTGGTTACAAGACCTACATCGTGTTCATGTGCTTCTGTGTTGTCGGTTTCTTCTTTGCCGTCTTCATTCTTCCAGAACTTAAAGGCCTCTCTCTCGAAGAGATCGACAACGTTTTCCACGACGAGTCCGGTGCCGAGGACCGAGCACGACGTGAACGTGTTGCTGCCCAGATCGGTTTGGACAAGGTTGCCGCACAGATCCAGCACAAGGAGAAGGCAAACGACCCTGAAGCGTAA
- a CDS encoding uncharacterized protein (Similar to TIGR gene model, INSD accession AAW44942.1): MPELPEVERARKLIEDSCKGYKIASVDAQEDRIIFTGGTDHNEFAKEISGRTITGCERKGKMFWITLSGEGRYPVMHFGMTGMIQLKGQEPTWYRRRPKESVDVWPPRFYKFVLRLEPQKGSIGDEPRELAFIDGRRLGRLRLVSDPVSSYPPVSELGFDPVLSHPTLEEFTKLLVNKKGTVKGVIMDQAFSAGVGNWVADEVLYQARIHPSCPIPALSEQNIKDLHHQLRAVPLTAISVNADSKLFPSDWLFRWRWSKGTTQKKQMEKDKKTKGKKFIDGEGGEDVEPEDKEFLELPDGSPATIKFIEVGGRTTALVEELQKMPEGVKVKSKIKKGGKVAGAKRKKPTKEEESDEDSELSDQSKPEEKEPERSFTARQRATAEKKGVNNDSAWQTKNEDTKSSAAERRTARATTGKSKHHQDSQVKKEEPRISKKQLEAVDEKPRKVKPQRGRKKVASTPESSELSDVPEYFEDTKT; this comes from the exons ATGCCAGAGCTCCCAG AAGTTGAAAGAGCTCGGAAACTCATTGAAGACTCCTGCAAGGGGTACAAGATCGCTTCAGTCGATGCACAAGAAGACCGTATCATCTTCACAGGTGGCACAGATCATAACGAGTTCGCCAAAGAGATATCAGGAAGAACTATAACAGGATGTGAGCGGAAAGGCAAAAT GTTCTGGATAACTTTGTCGGGTGAAGGGCGATACCCGGTAATGCATTTTGGCATGACAGGTATGATACAGCTTAAAGGTCAAGAACCAACTTGGTATCGAAGGAGGCCCAAAGAGAGTGTGGATGTTTGGCCTCCCAGA TTTTATAAGTT TGTACTGAGACTTGAACCTCAAAAAGGCTCCATCGGTGATGAACCTCGAGAACTGGCCTTCATAGATG GGCGCCGACTTGGTCGTCTTCGCCTGGTATCTGATCCGGTATCTTCTTATCCTCCCGTCTCAGAATTAGGTTTCGATCCTGTACTCAGCCACCCAACTTTAGAAGAATTTACGAAGCTGCTGGTGAACAAGAAAGGTACTGTGAAAGGTGTCATCATGGATCAAGCATTCAGTGCGGGTGTTGGTAAT TGGGTTGCAGATGA GGTACTTTACCAGGCCCGTATCCACCCCTCGTGCCCCATTCCCGCATTGTCTGAACAAAACATCAAAgatcttcatcatcaactCCGTGCTGTCCCTCTTACTGCAATATCTGTCAATGCCGACTCAAAACTTTTCCCTTCCGACTGGCTTTTCCGCTGGAGGTGGAGTAAAGGTACAACTCAGAAGAAGCAAATGGAGAAGGATAAAAAGACCAAAGGAAAGAAATTTATTGATGGTGAGGGGGGTGAGGATGTGGAGCCCGAGGATAAAGAGTTTTTGGAGCTT CCCGATGGATCACCAGCGACGATCAAGTTTATTGAAGTCGGCGGACGTACGACTGCATTAGTCGAAGAACTGCAAAAGATGCCAGAAGGGGTCAAGGTCAAGTCGAAAATCAAGAAAGGTGGCAAAGTGGCAGGAGcgaaaaggaagaagcccaccaaggaggaagagtcG GACGAAGACAGTGAACTATCTGACCAGAGCAAACCAGAAGAGAAGGAACCAGAAAGATCATTTACTGCAAGACAAAGAGCAACTGCAGAGAAAAAGGGTGTAAACAACGATTCAGCCTGGCAGACGAAAAATGAAGATACTAAGTCTTCTGCTGCGGAACGACGAACAGCCAGGGCGACGACTGGGAAGTCCAAGCATCATCAGGATTCACAAgtaaagaaggaagaa CCTCGTATATCCAAGAAGCAATTGGAGGCAGTTGACGAGAAACCTAGAAAAGTCAAACCTCAAAGGGGTAGAAAGAAGGTAGCTTCAACTCCAGAGTCTTCAGAATTATCGGATGTTCCCGAATACTTCGAAGACACAAAGACGTAA
- a CDS encoding sphinganine-1-phosphate aldolase, putative (Similar to TIGR gene model, INSD accession AAW44943.1), with protein MPVFSMLMNSTEHYQRRFDQIARAALAYWVLKYVLLDGFRHVKAKGLCGTVDEIKNSIKSLVVHVMLAFPSNKAKLNSELAKARAELKEKLAPSQYPDGVRLTTVKTLPETGRGREWLESEWANLKKLEKGDVDNGRVSGAVYHGGDELNAVINEAMAKFVVTNPLHPDVFPGVRKMESEIVSICLNLFNGPNGAGTTTSGGTESILMSVKTHRDWARVTKGITRPEMVIPSSAHAAFWKASDYFNIKLHVIPVNQETRKANVKAMKRAVNPNTIMIVGSAPNFPDGAIDPIPELGALAKRCNIGLHVDCCLGSFIMPFLEKAGFGEGIDPFDFRVPGVTSISCDTHKYAFCPKGTSVIMYRSSELRRFQYYVITDWAGGVYASPSMAGSRPGSVLAGAWAVLNYIGADGYTSSCRQIISAARYLTSSLRTVFPDDFYVLGDPMGPVVAFNSKTVNIYAVADVMSKKGWHLSALGGVGGLHMAFTRLSAKSVDKLIEDLGEALKEVKASPQGSGGDMVALYGLGQTSAGPHVVGKLAETFLDTLYE; from the exons ATGCCTGTCTTCTCAATGCTGATGAACAGCACAGAACACTATCAACGTCGCTTCGACCAGATTGCCAGAGCTGCACTTGCTTACTGGGTCTTGAAATATGTTCTCCTTGACGGCTTTCGCCACGTCAAGGCAAAGGGGTTATGCGGCACTGTCGACGAGATCAAGAACAGCATCAAATCTCTAGTCGTCCACGTCATGCTCGCTTTCCCTTCCAACAAAGCCAAACTCAATTCTGAACTAGCCAAAGCCCGAGCTGAGCTCAAAGAAAAGCTTGCGCCAAGTCAGTACCCCGATGGCGTCAGATTAACAACAGTGAAGACTTTGCCGGAAACcggaaggggaagagagTGGTTAGAGAGTGAGTGGGCGAACTTGAAGAAGCTCGAGAAGGGAGATGTGGATAACGGGAGGGTCAGTGGAGCCGTCTATCAT GGCGGGGACGAACTCAATGCTGTCATCAACGAAGCTATGGCCAAATTTGTAGTCACCAACCCTTTGCATCCTGATGTATTCCCTGGGGTGAGGAAAATGGAAAGTGAGATCGTCAGCATATGTCTGAACCT ATTCAACGGGCCTAATGGTGCCGGCACAA CTACTTCTGGTGGTACCGAATCTATCCTTATGTCTGTCAAGACTCACCGAGACTGGGCACGAGTCACCAAGGGTATCACAAGACCAGAAAT GGTTATTCCCTCTTCAGCACACGCGGCATTCTGGAAAGCATCGGACTATTTCAACATCAAGCTTCACGTTATCCCAGTCAATCAAGAAACAAGGAAAGCCAACGTCAAAGCTATGAAGCGAGCTGTTAACCCTAACACGATTATGATTGTCGGTTCAGCACCAAACTTCCCAGATGGCGCCATC GATCCCATCCCCGAACTTGGTGCTCTCGCGAAACGATGTAACATCGGTCTTCACGTCGACTGCTGCTTGGGTTCATTCATTATGCCATTCCTCGAAAAGGCCGGGTTCGGTGAAGGCATTGATCCTTTCGATTTTAGAGTCCCAGGAGTGACTAGTATTAGCTGCGATACTCACAAATACGCCTTCTGTCCTAAAG GAACTTCGGTAATTATGTATCGTTCGTCAGAGCTAAGGAGATTTCAGTATTATGTTATCACCGATTGGGCTGGAGGGGTGTATGCAAGTCCTTCTATGGCTGGCTCGAG ACCCGGATCCGTCCTGGCAGGCGCATGGGCAGTCCTCAACTACATCGGTGCTGA CGGCTACACCTCCTCATGTCGCCAAATCATATCCGCCGCCCGATACctcacctcttcccttcgTACGGTTTTCCCAGACGACTTCTACGTCCTCGGAGACCCCATGGGGCCTGTAGTAGCTTTTAATAGTAAGACGGTAAACATTTATGCGGTGGCGGATGTGATGAGTAAGAAGGGATGGCATTTGAGTGCCTTGGGTGGAGTTGGGGGGCTGCATATGGCTTTCACT AGACTATCAGCGAAGAGCGTAGATAAGTTGATTGAGGATTTGGGAGAAGCATTGAAAGAGGTCAAAGCATCTCCGCAAGGCTCGGGTGGGGATATGGTCGCACTTTACG GTCTTGGGCAGACGAGCGCGGGACCGCATGTGGTGGGTAAGCTCGCAGAGACGTTCTTGGATACTTTGTACGAATAA
- a CDS encoding uncharacterized protein (Similar to SGTC gene model, INSD accession EAL17930.1), whose protein sequence is MTREDHKQDSGLRAVRAHLNNRPDLLLGEAHFLSISTSIAMRHATNPLLHPVPDPLTKNPTRTPPSLRLSVPHGSPTYDALGIKLRTKAREVDVDIPLQSTAKTASEVKQAIDKMGEDALKYYKVPKDPQVNVFVPPKFIHTLIFLPLALLIYLAAAPPTSNTANAGRALVSKYLSDYVIPASLVFSFACHIIVEPFMLITKIDKHRVPIIPALCYMFTVVLIGFGGLNALDRAVIQERLRIIRSQSAETKKSQ, encoded by the exons ATGACTCGGGAAGACCATAAGCAGGACTCTGGCCT TCGTGCCGTTCGAGCTCATCTTAATAACCGGCCTGACCTTCTGCTTGGTGAGGCTCATTTTCTCTCCATTTCCACCT CTATTGCCATGCGCCATGCCACCAatccccttcttcacccCGTCCCTGATCCACTAACCAAAAATCCTACCCGAACACCTCCCAGCCTCCGCCTCTCTGTCCCTCACGGTAGCCCTACCTACGACGCTCTTGGTATCAAACTTCGCACTAAAGCACGTGAAGTCGATGTTGACATTCCGCTTCAATCTACCGCCAAGACTGCGAGCGAAGTGAAGCAGGCAATCGATAAAATGGGCGAAGATGCGTTGAAATATTACAAGGTT CCCAAAGACCCCCAGGTCAATGTATTCGTCCCTCCCAAGTTCATTCACACCCTCATCTTCCTACCTCTCGCTCTTCTCATCTACCTGGCGGCTGCCCCTCCTACTTCAAATACCGCCAACGCTGGTAGGGCATTAGTTAGCAAGTATTTGAGTGACTACGTGATTCCTGCCTCATTGGTCTTTTCTTTTGCATGT CACATCATTGTTGAGCCTTTTATGCTGATTACAAAAATTGATAAACATCGAGTGCCCATTATCCCTGCC CTGTGTTACATGTTCACCGTCGTTCTGATCGGTTTTGGAGGTTTGAATGCCTTAGACCGTGCTG TTATACAAGAACGTCTCCGCATCATTCGCTCTCAATCTGCTGAGACCAAGAAGTCTCAGTAA